A genomic region of Halobacillus amylolyticus contains the following coding sequences:
- the qoxB gene encoding cytochrome aa3 quinol oxidase subunit I has translation MNLSEIKDFLIGEFFVTGDPTIYAAQVMIALTTIGIIFTLTYLKKWKWLWREWLTTVDHKKIGIMYIIVAMLMLFRGGADALMIRTQLALPNMDFLEAQTYNEVFTTHGTIMLLFMAMPFLIGLINVAMPLQIGARDVAFPYLNALSFWLFFSGAMLFNLSFIIGGSPDAGWVNYPPLAGGNLSPGPEINYYLIGLQIAGIGTLTTGINFIATILKMRAPGMTLMRMPIFTWSSLITSIIILFAFPVLTIALALLTIDRLFGSHFFTVIGEGLPEMYVNLFWLWGHPEVYILILPAFGIFSEVISTFARKRLFGYKAMVYSMIIISLLSFVVWVHHFFTMGSEPAANSFFSISTMAIAIPTGVKIFNWLLTLYKGKIKFTTAHLWALGFMPNFVIGGATGVMLASAPADYQYHNSYFLISHFHYVLISGTVFSIFAGLHYWWPKMFGHKLNERLGKWAFWLFVVGFNVTFVPMYIVGLMGMTRRVYTYEEGLGWTTLNFIETLGAYAMGIAFAIIVYNIYYSARYGERDKTGDPWDGRTLEWSIPSPAPEYNFAHVPKVKGLDAFWIMKKENKTKKKEKEPYKPIHMPDDSGQPFMMSLFFFISGFGFVWEWMWMGILGLVGVGVIMILRTFDKDEGYHISSREIKRRERAAREDRIDE, from the coding sequence AGGAGAGTTTTTTGTAACGGGAGATCCAACTATATACGCCGCACAGGTAATGATTGCCCTAACAACTATTGGGATTATCTTTACCCTTACCTACTTAAAGAAGTGGAAGTGGTTATGGCGGGAATGGTTAACCACAGTTGATCATAAAAAAATTGGAATTATGTATATTATTGTTGCTATGTTGATGCTGTTCCGCGGTGGTGCAGATGCGCTAATGATACGGACGCAATTGGCTTTACCGAATATGGATTTTTTGGAAGCCCAGACATACAATGAAGTTTTCACTACTCACGGAACCATCATGTTATTATTTATGGCCATGCCGTTTCTCATCGGCTTAATCAACGTGGCAATGCCTTTACAAATTGGTGCACGGGATGTTGCATTTCCTTATTTAAATGCACTTAGTTTTTGGCTATTCTTCTCAGGAGCTATGTTATTCAATTTGTCATTCATAATCGGAGGCTCGCCCGATGCAGGATGGGTGAACTATCCACCTCTTGCAGGCGGGAATTTAAGCCCCGGACCAGAAATCAATTATTATTTAATTGGCTTGCAGATTGCTGGTATTGGAACATTGACAACCGGTATCAACTTTATCGCGACCATCTTAAAAATGAGGGCACCTGGGATGACTCTTATGCGTATGCCAATTTTCACATGGTCATCGCTGATTACATCTATCATTATCCTTTTTGCCTTTCCAGTACTGACCATTGCTCTAGCGCTATTGACGATTGACCGTCTATTCGGATCACACTTTTTTACTGTGATTGGTGAAGGTTTGCCAGAAATGTATGTGAATTTGTTCTGGTTATGGGGACATCCGGAGGTCTACATTTTAATTTTGCCAGCTTTCGGTATTTTCTCAGAGGTAATCAGTACATTTGCCCGTAAAAGATTATTTGGTTACAAAGCCATGGTGTACTCAATGATTATCATTTCCCTATTGAGCTTTGTTGTATGGGTTCATCACTTTTTTACGATGGGAAGCGAACCTGCAGCAAACTCTTTCTTTTCCATTTCAACGATGGCCATTGCGATACCAACAGGGGTGAAGATTTTCAACTGGTTGCTTACCCTGTATAAAGGCAAAATTAAATTCACAACAGCCCATTTGTGGGCGCTTGGATTCATGCCTAATTTTGTGATCGGTGGTGCTACAGGAGTCATGCTTGCAAGCGCTCCAGCCGATTACCAGTATCACAACAGTTATTTTCTTATTTCGCACTTCCATTACGTCTTAATTTCCGGTACAGTCTTCTCCATTTTTGCGGGACTCCATTACTGGTGGCCGAAGATGTTTGGTCATAAATTGAATGAACGACTAGGTAAATGGGCATTTTGGCTGTTTGTTGTCGGATTTAATGTGACGTTTGTTCCCATGTATATAGTTGGTCTAATGGGTATGACACGACGTGTTTATACCTACGAAGAAGGGCTAGGCTGGACAACATTGAACTTTATTGAAACTTTAGGTGCTTACGCGATGGGAATTGCGTTTGCCATAATCGTTTACAACATTTACTACAGTGCTCGCTACGGTGAACGAGATAAAACTGGCGATCCATGGGACGGTCGCACACTTGAATGGTCCATCCCTTCTCCTGCTCCGGAGTACAATTTTGCTCACGTCCCTAAAGTGAAAGGGTTAGATGCCTTTTGGATAATGAAGAAAGAAAATAAGACTAAGAAAAAAGAAAAAGAACCTTACAAACCGATTCATATGCCAGACGATTCTGGGCAACCATTCATGATGTCCCTCTTTTTCTTCATATCCGGATTCGGGTTTGTATGGGAGTGGATGTGGATGGGAATCTTGGGCCTCGTAGGGGTCGGTGTGATTATGATTCTTAGAACTTTTGATAAAGATGAGGGTTATCATATCAGTTCAAGAGAAATTAAACGTCGTGAACGTGCAGCGAGGGAGGATCGAATCGATGAGTAA